The proteins below are encoded in one region of Nocardioides marmorisolisilvae:
- a CDS encoding GIY-YIG nuclease family protein yields the protein MSSADDVGQVDFVYPSSIEVLLESDVDGLLDAPEKPKKITSSDRLERAFLQIVEFRRAHGRVPDSQTREIAERKLGARLDGILANEEKIAALKHLDEFGLLDVPEAPSSIDDLLEGDDFDLLGDESGLLDVSGLPVRRQQFDTGDAARRKPADDFEQFDPLFKQKHAELREGTSKLLPYPGLGHIIPGAFFVLNGVMLFIAEVGDTEYKKSTVRENKRERLRCIFENGTESSMYRQSLAIRLSDEDGQIVTQAQMTEILTDDEVSGHIYVLRTLSDDPQIAGLKDLYKIGFSRGPVETRVANAAKQPTYLMAPVKIVVDYRAYNLKISALENLLHRVFAEVRLEITQIDRKGRNYDPSEWFVVPLTVIDQAIELIVSGGIVDYVYDPDSQTLRARS from the coding sequence ATGAGCAGCGCCGACGACGTCGGGCAGGTCGACTTCGTCTACCCCTCCAGCATCGAGGTCTTGCTCGAATCTGATGTTGACGGCCTGCTGGATGCGCCGGAGAAGCCGAAGAAGATCACCTCGAGTGACCGGCTTGAGCGCGCGTTCCTGCAGATCGTGGAGTTCCGGCGCGCACATGGTCGCGTCCCGGATTCGCAGACCCGCGAGATCGCCGAACGCAAACTCGGCGCCCGCCTCGACGGGATCCTCGCCAACGAGGAGAAGATCGCCGCGCTGAAGCATCTCGATGAGTTCGGGCTTCTGGACGTGCCCGAAGCGCCGAGCTCGATCGACGATCTGTTGGAGGGCGACGATTTCGACCTGCTCGGCGACGAGTCTGGGCTGCTGGATGTCTCCGGCTTGCCCGTACGGCGTCAGCAGTTCGACACAGGTGACGCGGCCCGTCGGAAGCCCGCTGACGACTTCGAGCAGTTCGATCCGCTGTTCAAACAGAAGCATGCAGAACTTCGCGAGGGCACGAGCAAGCTTCTTCCGTATCCCGGCCTCGGGCACATCATCCCGGGTGCGTTCTTCGTGCTCAACGGCGTGATGCTCTTCATCGCTGAGGTTGGCGATACCGAGTACAAGAAGTCGACTGTGCGCGAGAACAAGCGTGAACGGCTGCGCTGCATCTTCGAGAACGGCACCGAGTCGTCCATGTATCGCCAGTCGCTGGCGATCCGCCTCAGCGACGAGGACGGCCAGATCGTCACGCAGGCCCAGATGACCGAGATCCTCACCGACGACGAGGTCAGCGGCCACATCTACGTACTTCGCACGCTGAGCGACGATCCTCAGATCGCCGGGTTGAAGGATCTCTACAAGATCGGCTTCTCGCGCGGGCCAGTGGAGACGCGGGTCGCCAACGCGGCCAAGCAACCGACCTACCTGATGGCCCCGGTCAAGATCGTCGTGGATTATCGCGCGTACAACCTGAAGATCTCGGCGCTGGAGAACCTGCTTCATCGGGTGTTCGCCGAGGTCAGGCTCGAGATCACGCAGATCGACCGTAAGGGCCGCAACTACGACCCATCGGAGTGGTTCGTTGTGCCGCTCACGGTGATCGACCAGGCGATTGAGTTAATCGTCTCCGGCGGGATCGTCGACTATGTTTACGACCCGGACTCCCAGACCCTCCGCGCACGCTCGTGA
- a CDS encoding DNA methyltransferase: MKLNLKAVEERVAPLGGRPSYSREFILELLLAYGRSQGNVTRLRNGSLNVADDPATEVAQKNVVYFKETTGDPLAVIDELRTAPTVVRYRPRFVIVTDYSELLAVDTKTGENLMVPIADIDQHFTFFLPWAGMEKAQYVAEAHADVKAAERMGKLFDELLAANPEILGNPFGRHSLNVFFTRLLFCFFAEDTGIFGENQFTNAIGSHTQADGSDVADFLTDLFKALDTPHAGDKPQHLREFPYVNGRLFTIAAEHTVPRFTKKARELLIESGTLIWREINPDIFGSMFQAIVAPGERSDLGQHYTSVPNILKTIEPLFLNGLRDEFDAAYDSRRKLEALLERISAIKVFDPACGSGNFLVIAYKELRRLEHAILERLAEIDVNHQVLYAESKISIENFYGIELDDFAVEVAILSLWIAKHQMNAEFKEKFNLSIPLIPLKETGQICEGNASRINWEAVCPNGGDEEIYLIGNPPYYGSKRQTPDQKADYAFVFGDRPHSKNLNYISLWFVKGADYIEGTRAALAFVTTKTVSQGEHVGLLFPMIFDKGLEIGFAYPGFQWDNNAKKNADVTVAVIGLRNAGDEPKYIYDDGLQIAAANINGYLADGANVFVMARKKPLSQLPAMSFGSMPNDGGALVLTEVERERLIASDSGAEAYVKRFLGASEFIAGEDRFALWIDDAEASDACRIGPIADRVERVRRHREQSERLATRKLAETPHRFGEIRYRPTESIVVPSISSGLRRYIPIGYLDPETVISNKGFAIYDAAPWLFAVLTSQMHMTWVNAVSGRMRINYQYSNTIVYNNFPVPPLSDAVKEKLTIAALRVLDVREYHCERTLAELYDPEWMPADLRAVHAEVDALVDSIYSRRGYETDEQRLSDLFAMYEAMTAAEASKGTKK, encoded by the coding sequence GTGAAGCTCAATCTGAAGGCCGTCGAGGAGCGGGTCGCTCCGCTCGGCGGGCGGCCGTCGTATAGCCGCGAGTTCATCCTCGAGTTGCTTCTCGCCTACGGCCGCTCGCAGGGCAACGTCACGCGCCTGCGCAACGGGTCGCTCAACGTTGCCGACGACCCGGCAACAGAGGTTGCACAGAAGAACGTCGTCTACTTCAAGGAGACGACGGGCGACCCGCTGGCCGTCATCGACGAACTGCGGACCGCGCCAACGGTCGTGCGCTACCGCCCGCGCTTCGTCATCGTCACCGACTACTCAGAGCTGCTCGCGGTCGACACGAAGACCGGCGAGAACCTGATGGTGCCGATCGCCGACATTGACCAGCACTTCACGTTCTTCCTGCCCTGGGCAGGCATGGAGAAGGCGCAGTACGTCGCTGAGGCGCACGCCGACGTCAAGGCTGCGGAGCGGATGGGCAAGCTCTTCGACGAGCTGCTCGCCGCGAACCCTGAAATCCTCGGCAACCCCTTCGGGAGGCACTCGCTCAACGTCTTCTTTACCCGGCTGTTGTTCTGCTTCTTCGCCGAGGACACCGGCATCTTTGGTGAGAACCAGTTCACCAATGCGATCGGCAGTCACACCCAGGCCGACGGGTCCGACGTCGCTGACTTCCTGACCGATCTCTTCAAGGCGCTGGACACTCCTCACGCCGGTGACAAGCCACAGCACCTTCGAGAGTTCCCCTACGTCAACGGACGGCTGTTCACGATCGCGGCCGAGCACACGGTCCCGAGATTCACGAAGAAGGCTCGCGAGCTCCTGATCGAGTCCGGAACCTTGATCTGGCGCGAGATCAACCCCGATATCTTCGGCTCAATGTTTCAGGCGATCGTCGCCCCCGGGGAGCGGTCCGACCTCGGTCAGCATTACACGTCGGTCCCAAACATCCTTAAGACCATCGAGCCTCTGTTCCTCAATGGCCTAAGAGACGAGTTCGATGCGGCCTACGACTCGCGGCGAAAGCTCGAGGCGCTTCTGGAGCGCATCAGCGCGATCAAGGTCTTCGACCCTGCCTGTGGCTCAGGGAACTTCCTGGTCATCGCCTACAAGGAGCTGCGACGCCTTGAGCACGCGATCCTCGAGCGGCTCGCCGAGATCGACGTCAACCACCAGGTCCTCTACGCCGAGTCGAAGATCAGCATCGAGAACTTCTACGGCATCGAACTTGACGACTTTGCGGTCGAGGTCGCGATCCTCTCGCTATGGATCGCGAAGCACCAGATGAACGCGGAGTTCAAGGAGAAGTTCAACCTCTCGATCCCACTGATCCCGCTCAAGGAGACTGGCCAGATTTGTGAGGGGAACGCCTCCCGGATCAACTGGGAAGCGGTGTGCCCTAACGGCGGAGACGAGGAGATCTATCTCATCGGCAACCCTCCGTATTACGGGTCAAAGCGCCAGACGCCGGACCAGAAGGCGGACTACGCCTTCGTTTTTGGCGATCGCCCGCACTCAAAGAACCTGAACTACATCTCACTGTGGTTCGTGAAGGGGGCGGATTACATCGAGGGCACGAGGGCCGCGCTCGCGTTCGTGACCACTAAGACCGTCTCTCAAGGCGAACACGTTGGCCTGCTCTTCCCCATGATCTTTGACAAGGGACTTGAGATCGGGTTCGCCTACCCGGGGTTCCAGTGGGACAACAACGCCAAGAAGAATGCTGACGTCACCGTCGCCGTTATCGGCCTGCGTAACGCGGGGGACGAGCCGAAGTACATCTACGACGACGGTTTGCAGATTGCTGCCGCCAACATCAACGGCTATCTCGCTGACGGCGCGAACGTCTTCGTGATGGCCCGCAAGAAGCCGCTGTCGCAACTGCCGGCCATGTCTTTCGGGAGCATGCCCAATGATGGCGGAGCGCTCGTACTCACGGAGGTGGAACGCGAGCGGCTGATCGCTTCGGACTCGGGAGCCGAGGCCTACGTGAAGCGCTTCCTAGGCGCCAGCGAATTCATCGCAGGCGAGGATCGCTTCGCTCTCTGGATTGACGATGCCGAGGCGTCCGACGCCTGTCGCATTGGGCCGATCGCTGACCGGGTCGAACGAGTGAGGCGGCATCGCGAGCAGAGCGAACGACTGGCCACGAGGAAACTCGCCGAGACCCCACATCGATTCGGCGAGATTCGATACCGGCCAACTGAGTCGATCGTCGTGCCGAGTATCTCCTCCGGCCTCAGGAGGTACATCCCCATTGGCTACCTGGACCCCGAGACGGTGATCTCAAACAAGGGCTTCGCTATCTACGACGCCGCGCCGTGGCTGTTCGCCGTGTTGACATCGCAAATGCATATGACGTGGGTCAACGCGGTGTCGGGACGGATGCGCATCAACTATCAGTACTCAAACACGATCGTCTACAACAACTTCCCAGTTCCGCCACTGTCAGATGCGGTGAAGGAGAAGCTCACGATCGCGGCTCTGCGGGTGCTCGACGTCAGGGAATACCACTGCGAGCGGACTCTCGCTGAGTTGTACGACCCGGAGTGGATGCCGGCCGACCTACGTGCAGTCCATGCTGAGGTGGATGCGCTAGTCGACTCGATCTACTCCAGGCGCGGCTACGAGACCGACGAGCAGAGGTTGTCGGACCTGTTCGCTATGTATGAGGCGATGACCGCGGCCGAGGCCTCGAAGGGGACGAAGAAGTGA
- a CDS encoding helix-turn-helix domain-containing protein has protein sequence MDRSFLLRTARRARGLTQVQLAQISGTSQATLSAYERGLKSPSLKVASRVLEAVGFDLNLRVHIDWKERHPTGIVPFWTPNILWRVEMSDCFATLEMYDAIGRTAQTEWDMRDREQRKGAYEQLIRRGRPEQMIRWMDGALLLDLWDELDLPDPVRDAWKWPIRIGREPIKANIYHLGGDAMLTTMARNRRLEPLPKPPPHPPPKLRKQRRTRFDPRPPEPD, from the coding sequence ATGGACCGCTCGTTCCTGCTCAGGACGGCGCGCCGGGCAAGGGGCCTGACGCAGGTCCAGCTCGCTCAGATCTCGGGTACGTCGCAGGCGACCCTGTCGGCGTACGAGCGAGGGTTGAAGTCGCCGTCGCTCAAGGTCGCCTCGCGGGTCCTCGAGGCGGTGGGCTTCGACCTCAACCTGCGGGTGCACATCGACTGGAAGGAGCGCCATCCGACCGGGATCGTTCCCTTCTGGACGCCGAACATCCTGTGGCGCGTCGAGATGTCCGACTGCTTTGCGACGTTGGAGATGTACGACGCCATCGGTCGTACCGCGCAGACCGAGTGGGACATGCGCGACCGTGAGCAGCGCAAGGGCGCCTACGAGCAACTGATCCGTCGTGGGCGGCCCGAGCAGATGATCCGCTGGATGGATGGAGCGCTGCTCCTCGACCTGTGGGACGAGCTCGACCTCCCCGATCCCGTCCGCGATGCATGGAAGTGGCCGATCAGAATCGGGCGGGAGCCGATCAAGGCGAACATCTACCACCTCGGCGGGGACGCGATGCTCACGACGATGGCGCGGAACCGGAGGCTTGAACCTCTGCCCAAGCCTCCTCCGCATCCACCGCCCAAGCTGCGGAAACAGCGACGCACTCGGTTCGATCCGCGACCTCCGGAGCCTGACTAG
- the mobF gene encoding MobF family relaxase — protein sequence MKIYRGAAAAARHYVEADRSRADDYYLAEGSGIAMRFVAQRDAVANAVVLERRQDMDGEAYEQWVAGYDVETGAAKGRLLKDEHAVRFVEVTVNGPKTWSLAAALHPEIADAYDAAQMAAAEEIIGWLAAHATTRVGPRGRQVQVPVEQIEAAVVRHFTSRAGDPHRHLHLQINSRVLVSTGSTSGVAWRGLHTVGVRDSLEAINGIGHAAVMTNPEFRAALADHGYDLDPETGEATQLAGYIGAFSSRSRQIEANVDRYEAEWRRDHPGEEPGPEIKQGWDRRAWADARPDKVEPVSGADLRIRWIEELLELGFRSPTRRAKPGRTQVGSLDRDAIAERAVDRLGAHRSAWNAADIRGEVEKLIAASDVVARSGVRRELAEDITARAVSACVPLVGRDDVPEHVRALSSPQVIAVEQDLIAQILRGDRRERISVVEGAAGAGKTRRLAATREQVEARGGRMVVVTPTRKAAQVAAGEVGAETSSVAKLLHEHGFRWDDEGHWTHSPAAATAHQLDRRTLLVVDEAGILDQDSARALLALANEGGASVALVGDRHQLPAVGRGGVLDLAARYVPDRCIEYGGVHRFTDPTYAELSLKMRSGERPGEVFDALVERGEIVVHASDVERQNVLSVKASLGDLVVADTREEVSRINLLAHRVRVDIGQATDGVTTRAGERIGAGDTIATRKNDSAIDVANREPWKVMSAGSDGLVVAGESGQRVLPPAYVREHVELAYATTAYGAQGSTVDVSNVLIGDHTGAASAYVGMTRGRERNVAHLVAESVDDARRQWIEVFSRDRADLGPAHARILAGEAIERYGPKARRRRPAPPVARHPFPEPVYRPPSRSGPGLSL from the coding sequence ATGAAGATTTACCGCGGAGCGGCAGCCGCTGCTCGGCACTACGTCGAGGCCGATCGCTCTCGCGCGGACGACTACTACCTCGCCGAAGGAAGCGGGATCGCGATGCGGTTCGTCGCACAGCGCGACGCCGTCGCTAACGCCGTCGTCCTCGAGCGGCGACAGGACATGGACGGCGAGGCCTACGAGCAGTGGGTCGCCGGCTACGACGTCGAGACGGGTGCGGCGAAGGGGCGGCTGCTGAAGGACGAGCATGCGGTGCGGTTCGTCGAGGTCACTGTCAACGGGCCGAAGACCTGGTCGCTCGCGGCTGCGCTGCATCCCGAGATCGCCGACGCCTACGACGCCGCGCAGATGGCGGCCGCCGAGGAGATCATCGGCTGGCTCGCAGCGCACGCGACGACGCGAGTCGGGCCGCGCGGCAGGCAGGTGCAGGTTCCGGTGGAGCAGATCGAGGCGGCCGTCGTACGCCACTTCACGTCACGGGCGGGCGACCCCCACAGACACCTTCATCTCCAGATCAACTCGCGGGTCTTGGTTTCGACAGGCTCAACCAGCGGGGTGGCGTGGCGAGGGCTGCACACCGTGGGCGTCCGCGACAGTCTCGAGGCGATCAACGGGATCGGGCACGCGGCGGTGATGACCAATCCGGAGTTCCGCGCCGCGCTCGCGGACCATGGCTACGACCTGGATCCAGAGACCGGCGAGGCCACCCAGCTGGCCGGCTACATCGGAGCGTTCAGCTCGCGGTCGCGGCAGATCGAGGCGAACGTCGATCGGTACGAGGCGGAATGGCGACGGGATCACCCCGGCGAGGAGCCCGGGCCTGAGATCAAGCAGGGATGGGACCGCCGCGCATGGGCCGACGCGCGGCCCGACAAGGTCGAGCCGGTCTCCGGCGCCGACCTCCGCATCCGCTGGATCGAGGAGCTGCTCGAGCTCGGCTTCCGGTCTCCCACCCGGCGCGCCAAGCCCGGTCGGACCCAGGTCGGCTCACTGGACCGCGACGCCATCGCCGAGCGAGCCGTCGATCGACTCGGCGCCCACCGCTCCGCGTGGAATGCGGCCGACATCCGTGGCGAGGTCGAGAAGCTGATCGCCGCCTCCGACGTGGTCGCGCGAAGCGGCGTACGTCGAGAGCTCGCCGAGGACATCACCGCACGCGCCGTGTCCGCGTGCGTGCCGTTGGTGGGGCGCGACGACGTACCCGAGCATGTTCGGGCCCTCTCCTCGCCGCAGGTGATCGCGGTCGAGCAGGACCTCATCGCCCAGATCCTCCGCGGCGACCGGCGCGAGAGGATCAGCGTTGTCGAGGGTGCCGCGGGCGCCGGCAAGACCCGTCGGCTCGCCGCTACGCGCGAGCAGGTCGAGGCGCGCGGCGGGCGGATGGTCGTGGTGACGCCGACCCGCAAGGCCGCACAGGTCGCAGCTGGGGAGGTCGGCGCCGAGACGAGCTCGGTCGCCAAGCTGCTGCACGAGCACGGCTTCCGGTGGGACGACGAGGGCCACTGGACTCACAGCCCGGCCGCAGCGACCGCGCACCAGCTGGATCGCCGCACGCTGCTCGTCGTCGACGAGGCGGGCATTCTCGACCAGGACAGCGCCCGCGCCCTGCTGGCCCTGGCGAACGAGGGAGGCGCGTCGGTCGCGCTCGTTGGCGACCGACACCAACTGCCCGCGGTCGGTCGCGGCGGCGTACTCGATCTCGCCGCGCGCTACGTACCCGACCGATGCATCGAGTACGGCGGCGTCCACCGCTTCACCGACCCCACTTACGCCGAGCTGTCGCTGAAGATGCGCTCGGGAGAGCGGCCGGGCGAGGTCTTCGATGCGCTGGTGGAGCGCGGCGAGATCGTCGTCCATGCCAGCGATGTCGAGCGGCAGAACGTCCTGTCGGTGAAGGCATCGCTGGGCGACCTGGTCGTGGCCGACACCCGCGAGGAGGTGTCCCGCATCAACCTGCTCGCTCATCGCGTGCGCGTCGACATCGGGCAGGCGACCGACGGCGTCACCACACGCGCCGGTGAGCGAATCGGCGCCGGCGACACCATCGCCACCCGGAAAAACGACTCCGCGATCGACGTCGCAAACCGCGAGCCGTGGAAGGTGATGTCGGCCGGTTCCGACGGGCTGGTTGTCGCGGGCGAGTCCGGGCAACGGGTGCTGCCGCCTGCCTATGTGCGCGAGCACGTCGAGCTCGCCTACGCCACCACGGCGTACGGAGCCCAAGGCTCCACCGTCGATGTCAGCAACGTGCTCATCGGCGACCACACCGGCGCTGCCTCGGCGTACGTCGGGATGACCCGTGGCCGAGAGCGCAACGTAGCCCACCTGGTCGCGGAGTCGGTTGACGATGCGCGCCGGCAGTGGATCGAGGTCTTCAGCCGCGACCGCGCCGACCTCGGACCCGCACATGCGCGGATCCTCGCCGGCGAGGCGATCGAGCGATACGGACCGAAGGCGCGACGGCGTCGGCCGGCGCCGCCTGTCGCACGGCATCCCTTCCCCGAACCGGTGTATCGCCCGCCGTCACGCAGTGGCCCCGGGCTGAGTCTCTAG
- a CDS encoding DEAD/DEAH box helicase, whose amino-acid sequence MNKLLNVVDVTYAQTGASVKIDALGMREMQQRVFAQRDAQHLLVKAPPASGKSRALMFVALDKLYNQGRKKVIVAVPERSIGASFSSTSLTKFGFFADWEVKSEHNLCDPGSSQGKVGAFVEFLEGPDASLICTHATLRFAFEKLAPEAFNGTVLAIDEFHHVSADTEANRLGALLREVMNGSDVHIVAMTGSYFRGDSVPVLSAEDEARFTPVTFNYYDQLNGYEHLKSLGIGHHFYQGRYTDAIGEVFDLDKKTIIHIPNVNSGESTKDKIEEVGFIIDSIGHVESTDPDTGIISIRRADNGAIVRVADLVDDTEQKKRADILHYLSTFASKDSDAVDVILALGMAKEGFDWPFAEHALTVGYRASLTEVIQIIGRVTRDSPGKEHAQFTNLIAEPDASQGEVKVSVNNMLKAITASLLMEQVLAQNFTFKTKRTGDDDDPKAPGVIKIKGFKEPSSDRVKQIVETDLNDLKATILQDDTFARAAAGSVDPETTNKVLIPKIIRERYPDLDESQVEELRQQVVVDSVIKNGEVREVGDKRFIKMAEKFVNIDDININLIDSVNPFQRAFEVMSKSVTPSVLRIISDAITATRVEFTDEEAFALFPKIQAWAKVNGRKPDVRTEDPTEKRYAEALLYLQRRKQQHLAEQRAAQMEDEA is encoded by the coding sequence GTGAACAAGCTGCTCAACGTCGTGGACGTGACCTACGCCCAGACCGGGGCGTCGGTCAAGATCGACGCCTTGGGGATGCGCGAGATGCAGCAGCGCGTCTTCGCCCAGCGCGATGCCCAGCATCTTCTGGTCAAGGCGCCGCCGGCCTCGGGCAAGTCCCGTGCGCTGATGTTTGTCGCTCTGGACAAGCTCTACAACCAGGGCCGCAAGAAGGTCATCGTCGCGGTCCCCGAGCGTTCGATCGGCGCATCGTTCTCCTCGACCAGCCTGACCAAATTCGGCTTCTTTGCTGACTGGGAGGTCAAGTCCGAGCACAACCTGTGCGACCCCGGCTCCTCGCAGGGCAAAGTCGGAGCTTTCGTTGAGTTCCTTGAAGGTCCCGACGCGAGCTTGATCTGCACGCACGCGACCCTGAGGTTTGCGTTCGAGAAGCTCGCCCCGGAGGCGTTCAACGGCACCGTACTTGCGATTGACGAGTTCCACCATGTCTCCGCCGACACCGAAGCCAACCGCCTCGGTGCCCTGCTTCGGGAGGTGATGAACGGCTCCGATGTCCACATCGTCGCGATGACGGGCTCATACTTCCGCGGCGACTCGGTGCCAGTGTTGTCCGCCGAGGACGAGGCACGGTTCACGCCGGTCACCTTCAACTACTACGACCAGCTCAACGGCTATGAGCATCTGAAGTCGCTCGGCATCGGCCACCACTTCTACCAGGGCCGCTACACCGACGCGATCGGCGAGGTGTTCGACCTGGACAAGAAGACGATCATCCACATCCCCAACGTGAACTCGGGAGAGTCCACGAAGGACAAGATCGAAGAGGTCGGCTTCATCATTGACTCGATCGGCCACGTCGAGTCCACCGACCCCGACACCGGGATCATCAGCATCCGCCGGGCCGACAACGGGGCGATCGTTCGAGTCGCCGATCTCGTCGACGACACCGAACAGAAGAAGCGTGCCGACATCCTGCACTACCTCTCTACCTTCGCCTCCAAGGACAGCGACGCCGTGGACGTCATCCTCGCGCTCGGTATGGCGAAGGAGGGCTTCGACTGGCCCTTCGCCGAGCACGCCCTCACGGTTGGCTACCGAGCGTCCCTCACCGAGGTCATCCAGATCATCGGTCGCGTCACCCGGGACAGTCCCGGCAAGGAGCACGCTCAGTTCACCAACCTGATCGCCGAGCCTGACGCTTCGCAGGGCGAGGTGAAGGTGTCGGTGAACAACATGCTCAAGGCCATCACCGCGTCGCTGCTGATGGAGCAGGTGTTGGCGCAGAACTTCACGTTCAAGACCAAGCGCACCGGTGACGATGATGACCCGAAGGCGCCGGGTGTCATCAAGATCAAAGGTTTCAAGGAGCCGTCGTCGGACCGCGTCAAGCAGATCGTGGAGACCGACCTCAACGATCTGAAGGCGACGATCCTGCAAGATGACACGTTCGCGCGGGCCGCGGCAGGATCGGTGGATCCCGAGACGACCAACAAGGTGCTGATCCCGAAGATCATCCGCGAGCGGTACCCCGACTTGGATGAGTCGCAGGTCGAGGAACTGCGGCAGCAGGTCGTCGTGGACTCGGTGATCAAAAACGGAGAGGTCCGCGAGGTCGGCGACAAGCGGTTCATCAAGATGGCCGAGAAGTTCGTCAACATCGACGACATCAACATCAACCTCATTGACTCAGTCAATCCGTTCCAGCGCGCTTTCGAGGTCATGTCAAAGTCGGTCACGCCCTCGGTGCTGCGGATCATCTCCGATGCGATCACCGCGACACGGGTCGAGTTTACGGACGAGGAAGCCTTCGCCCTGTTCCCGAAGATCCAGGCCTGGGCCAAGGTCAACGGACGGAAGCCCGACGTGCGTACCGAGGACCCGACGGAGAAACGGTATGCCGAGGCGCTGCTGTACCTGCAAAGGCGCAAGCAGCAACACCTCGCCGAGCAGAGGGCCGCGCAGATGGAGGATGAGGCATGA